Within the Acinetobacter radioresistens DSM 6976 = NBRC 102413 = CIP 103788 genome, the region TAAGCGCTTCTGACCAGGCTTCAGTAGAGGATTTGGCCTCCTCTCTTGCGACCCGGCCAGCTTCACGGTAACCATCACCAATGGCACTGGCTGAGTTCTCTACCCGATTATTGGCTTTGGCCCAGTCATTCATGGTTTTGACTACAGCCTGACCGCTGTCATCAATCTGGATTTCCAGATTGCGGCCTGCATTCGCAGCATTAGTCGCAGCAATCACACCTGCATCACCCGATGCTGCTGCAGACTGAGCAGCTTTCTCATATGCTTTCTGGATACCTTCAGCAGTCGCCTTTCCGCTATCTCTGACAGTGATGTAATCCATCAAAGCCTGTTGTGCAGCAAGCTTTAAATTCTCCTTGGTTTCAATGCCTAGCCGTTTAAATGCCTCTGTCACCGGATCAATATCATCCGGCAGTTCTAAAGCCTGCATCTTGATAGCAATTAGGCCCTGTTCGACTTGTTCAGCTGAGATTTCACCTTGATCACCAAATTCTTCAAGCTTGGACCTTGCGTAATCAATTTCAGCTTGGCTTTTAGCCGTCTGTAACCAGTTTGACCAAGACTGATAAATTATATCTCCTGCCGCTTTACCGGTAATACCTGCAGAAGCTAACTTACCTTTCAGATCAGTGACATTATTACCCTGCTCAGTAAAGGATTTAGAGACTCGATTTAACGCAACATCGATATCTACCCCAAGCTGCTTGGCTGCAAGAGAAGCTCTCGAATATGCATTTTCTGCCACCTGTCCAGATCCGGAATTAGCCGCATCCAGTTCCGCAGCACGTACATTGCGGTTATTGGCAAGTTCAGTTTCCTTCTGGTCAATACCCCGAAGGGAATCTTGTGCAGATTTCAATGCACTTAAATCACCAGTGCGCTTAGCCTCGGCAATCTGTTGTTCCAGAACTGCACGTTCAACGGCGGATTGTCTCTGAAAAGCCAGATATGCCTCATCTGCCTTTTGTAGATTCTCTTTGGCCAGCTTGACAGCTTCTTCCTTTTTGGCTGCATTATCTGCAGCCTGAGCAGCACCCCCCCAAGCCGCCACGCTAACCTTGCCTGCCTTATCCATTGTGACGATATAACCCTTCGTCATTAGATCAGCCTGCATGGTACCGTCAATGACCCCACCATTAGCTTTAATGGCAGCTTCAGCATAAGCTTGGGCAGAAACCAGCATGTCTTTATCCAGCTTAGCTTTACTGGTGGCATGCTCCTTCTCTCGATTTTCTAACTCGCCAGATTTCTGGATAATGGCATCAATTGTTGACTGGTTCCCATCCTTTCTAGCCTGGTTCAGCTGTGTATCGAGCGCAGCACGTTCTGTTGCTAACTCCTTGGTTTTCTGGTTAAGTCCCTTGTTTTGTTCAATCAGCTCAGCAAACGTTGCAGTACTTCCGGCTATTGCCTCCTGATTCTTCTGTTCTCGCGTTTTCGCAATATTGTCTAAAGCTTGTATAACCTGGACTTCATGGTTAATAGCCAACTCATCTGCTTGATGATAAAGCTGCTGAGCTTTGGCGGTAAGATCTTGAAATTCTTTAAAGGCCGCCTCTTTTGCATCACCAAACATAAATTTAGACTTCCAGTACATAAATGCACCAGTAGCCTCATACATAGCGCCAGCAAAAAGATTTACAACAATTGCTATGCCTTTAAAACCGTCATTAAATAAGGCAAATACTACACCTGCTGCCTCAAGTGCTTTTGTAAAACCATTTGTTTTATCAACGGCACTGTCTATGCCACTATTGAAATTAAATATAGACGTAAGTGCAGTATCTAAAACTTGAGTAGCTGTTCCAAAAACCTCTCCAAGTGATTCAACTAAAGACTTTAAAGTTTCATAGGCAGTACTTAAGGCTTCTTTAAGAGCCTCGATAGTTGCCGGATCAATTTTTTTAAGCTGATCACCGACCCAGATAAAACCATTACCAATATCGGTTAAAAGCCGTTCAACGACATCCATATTGTCAGCAATAGTTACCAGCCATTGTGCAACTGTTGCAGATGCGCCAGTGGACTGATCCATGGTACCAATCAGGATTTGCCATTGGGTCTGGATACGCTGTAATGCATTACCTATCGTAGTTGGAAACTTATTGTAGTCAGCTTCAATTGCAGCGGATTGTTTCTGTAAGGCCTTGATTACGCGCTCAGCAGATAACTCGCCGTTTTCTGCCATAGTACGTAACTCACCTGTAGTCACACCAAGGGATTGAGCCAAGGCTTTAGAAATTCCTGGAGCCTGTTCCATGATTGAGTTGAACTCATCACCACGGAGTACTCCAGATTGCAGTGCTTGGGTAAACTGGACAATAGCATCTTCACTGGCCTGTGCTGATCCACCTCCTGTTTGAATGGCCATATTGATGGTTTTTACCAGTTCCAGACTTTGCTGCTGGGTCATTCCCATCTGTTTGCCAACATCATTCACCTTGGTAAACAGGCTGGCAGTAGCTTCTAAACTTGAATTGGTAGCAAGTGCCACTTGATGCACACCCGCCATAGCTTGCTGAAAGTTACCACCTTCGCTGGTTGCAATATTGATTCGTGCTGAAAGTGTAGTATACGAATCCGCTGCCTGAGCAATTTCCCTCACACCGATACCAATACCAACGGCGGCCATAGCTCCCGCAAGAGCAGTCGCTGCAAATCTAGCCGCTCCCATCCCTTTAGAAAGATTGGAAACACCTGAATTTGCTTTTTCTGCCGCCGGTTCAACACCGTGAAGCTCATCTTTAAGCTTCTCAATCTGTTGCTCGGTAATTTTAGTTACACGCTCAACTTCTTCTGCAGGAAGTTTGCTATTAGCCTTAAAATCCTCTAGTTTTCGTTCAAGCGCAGTAATTGCATCATTAATAACTGTAGGCGGCTTAATGCCTAAAGCTTCATAGATTTCATGTCCGGTCTGCTTTGCGCTGGTTGAAGCCTTATCTGCACTGGTCGATACACTACGCATTGCAGAGGATGCTTGTGTATCAAAATCTGCAAATGCTGCTTTGGTCAGATCAACTGCCTGTTCAAGACCTTTGATCTTTTCTCCTGCAGCCTTAATTTCATCAAGAGTAACAGCTTCACTACTTTGTTCTAATGCGGAGAAAGCATTCTTAGCTGCCAGCAGCTCGCTTTCAAGCGTATTAATACTGCTAGTGCCGATACTACCAATTCGCTCAATTTCTTTAGTGCTGAGATTGGCCCCTTCACCCATTGACTGAATTGCACGGGTCGCAGTCTGGGCTTCACCTACTACTTGGCCAAGATCTACCGAGCTAAAACGTTGTAACTGATTAATCGAAGACTGTGTGGCATTGTCCACGCCACGCATAGCATTTATGGCAACGTCCTGATAGTAATTAAAAGCACTGGACGTTTCTTTAATGGCATCTTCAATACTTAAAACACGCTGCTTGGCGATTTCAATATCTTTTAAGGTACCATCCGTACTTTGCAAACGAACCAATTCAGCCTGAGCAGCTTTTAGGGCTGAATTAAGCTCATTGAGACCTTGTTCACCAGTGCTCGACATTGAACGTAGCTCACCAGCGCTAATAACCGATTTATCACCTAATGCTTCAATTTCTTTGGCAGCAGAAAAGAATTTAGTACCCAGCATTTCTGCAATTTGAAGCGCATCACCTGGAATAGCTTCACCAATCTCAAAGCCTGCCTTATTTGCCTTGGCTGCCGTATCTTGGAGTTCATTACCTAAACCATCAATCTTACCGGCTGTCTGAACAGCCTGCCCTTCAAGTTCGCCACCCGCCTGAGAGACTTCACTCAACTTTCCTTTAGCCTGATCTGCCTTCTTCTGCAAATCATCAGGAACTATTTTTCCAACTACCTGAGCTGCTTGTTCAGATGCAGCTTTTAGTCTTTCAGATTCCTGTTTTATTGCGGCATAAATGGCCTTAGTGACACTTTCAGATTCCTTAATATTCGATACATAATTTTTAGTATCAGCTTCCATCACAAGTTTAAAGGTTAATTCTTTACCGGCCATGTTCTTACTCGCAATAAAAAACCCACCGAAGCGGGTAAAATTAGGTATTAAAAAACCTCCCGAAGGAGGTTCTTGTTTTATTTAGAATTGCGCTCTTTCAAGAAGTAGCGCCCCATTCTCAATGTATCCGTTCCATACAACAGATCTAACACACTATCAAAACGCTTGGTAAATTCAGCAATATCCATTGTTGGATAAAAGCCCGGCGGTAGTGGCATTACTGATAAAACACCATCCCTAGCACTCACATGCCAAGAATCATACCGAGAGTTATTAAACTCATTGCTAATCTGCTGAGCTACTTGGATAACCTCTTGCGGATAAGGCAGAGCTTTAACTTCCTGTTTTTCCACTTTTGCCTTTAAATCCATTGTTTCCAGATAATGAACTGACTCGGCAAAATGAATTTCTAAAAGCTCTGCATAGCGCGGAATTTTAAAGTGCCGATTATGGCGACTCCACATTTCTGCATAAATTTTGCGATTGCCTTGAGAGCGACGATCTACAATTTCATGAAGTAAAGCTTGTTGTTCGGGTGAGATAGCTTGACGCGCCTTGACCCTGAATTGCATCACCATCGCATCATAAGCACGAATTACCTGTAAGTGGAATTTTGCAGAGATCCACATTGCGTACGAGTAAACCAATTCTTTTACGACGTATGTACCTTGCTTTTCCGCACCACCCTTAATTACTTTTACAGCACTTTGCAAATTTTCAGAGTTTATATTTTGACCGATATGAGAATTTGCATATCGCTCTATTTCCTCAATCAAGTCCTTGGTTTGCTGGTTGCGAAGAAAATAAGCAGGGAAATGTTTTTTATCATCACCACTTGCTTTATGTAGATCATTTAAGCAATAACGACCATTCTCATCCTGACGAATCTGGAAATCACCAATAACCAACGGTTGAGTATTTGGATTCGCTAAATTTTGTGTTAAACTAGACATTGTTAATATTCCTTTGTTGACAATCAATTAAGCCCTGCTCGTCAAAGTCTTGGGCTTTTTTGTTGTCTGTTGGTTTCATGCTTTCGCACTCTCTTGGTTTTCTCGCTTTTCTAACCATTCTTCAATGATCATATTTAGCTGAGCTGTGATAGTTCTACGATCCTTAATTGTTTCAATCTTGAATCGCTCTAAAGTTTTTTCAGGTATACGCACATTTACCTGCGGGTCTTGTCTTGCCATAAATCCTCCTATATAGCACGTGATTTAAAAAAACATCACAATCACATTAAAGCAAGTGCTTTATTGCATGTCAACTATTTTTGACTATTTATTTATAGCACTCTATAGTTTGAGTAATTTGAACATTTGAACATTTGAATATTTATGGCACGCACCGATCCTCAAGTTAATTTTAGAATACCTGCTGAATTAAAAGATAAACTCGATCAAGCTGCTAAGGACAACGGAAGAACTTTAACCGCTGAACTTATCCTTCGATTAGAGACGACTTTTGAGCAGGATGATCATTTGCAAGATTTAGTAGATAGAATTGAAAAACTAGAAGAAGCTATTGACAGCATGGAGTATTATCAAAATGACCACGGCCGAAGAATCGATGCATTAGAAGGTCGATACTAACTACCCTTAATTTGAGTATCTCGATATGATGCTCAGATCTGAGAATGAAAAAAGCACCCTAGGGTGCTTTTTTCATTTACCGCATTGAGAACAAACCCACCGATTTGCAACAGATGAGGCAGGTTTTGCAATCATATGCCACAAGAATGTTAGCACCCAGATAAATAACCAAATACCTGCTGTAAAAATAGCTAACACTAAATGCATCAACCAACTCATTTCTTTAATGTTTTTTTGGTGTAGTGTCTGCTTACCACACGTCTTACAAAACATCATTTGCTGTGCCACTTTAGTAGCCATTATTTAATACCCCTTGCATATTTAAGCCCAAGTAACAACCAGAGCACCAATAAATAAAAATTTAAGATTCACTCTTCTACCATACTTCCACAGTGCTTACACTTTATTGCAGCTACTTTTATTTGCTCGTCACAAAATGGACAGTTCTTGAATTCATCCACACTGGTACTTAATGGTTTTCCAGCATTATGGGTAAAAAGGTCATCAGCAACCAGCTTAGTTCTAGGTCTACTTGGCTTTGAGAATGATGGGGTAGCTAAATTTCTTTTTATATCTAAATCATTATCCTCTATGTTTTGAACTAAAGGTTTTGCTACAGCGGAATAAATCACCATAAAGCTTCCGATAAACAAGAACACCCAACCGTATTGTATTTGTACCGTGCTCATCATTGCTTCTGCCATACCACCAAAGGGATTACCTTTTAATTTATCGGCAACCTCTCCTTTAATACTATTTAGTTTATACAAGAGATAGATAAAATCTATTACCACTATTAGGATTGATATGCCGCCAGTAATTCTTAATAATTTTAAAGCATTAACAAAAGCCAAGATCAAGCTAATGATAGCTAAACCTAGTAAAATATAGCCATCAATACGTCCGCTACTAAATATAGAGACTGAACCTACAATAGGCATACTGGCTATTGGCAGAAAAACACCAAGCAATAGTAATAATCCGCCTGCCAGACCAATTAATTGTTGTTTTGAGAACTCCATAATTAACGCTCCCAAATAATGCGATAAATCTTTCCATCAACCACAACTATTGTATAGCGTTGCCCATTTACCGAATAAATATAGCTGACAGCTGCGTGAGGCCATCCCTTACGGTCATGAATAATATGTTTGAAAGAAGACTCTGGATTTCCCAGAACATCTACCATACGAGCCTGAGTGTTTCCAATCTCTACAAACTCAGTACTGCCACGAATTGAGCTAATATCAGTTGAAGCATACAAACTTGTTGCAATACCTATCCCCAATACCACTGCTAAAATTAACTTTTTCATTCTCATGCCTTTTTTTGAGATATTTTTGAGCATCTTAACCGAACGGTCTAAATTATCGCAATGTGAAAGAACATCCTTGTTCACTTATACCTCTTTATTCTATGCACTCATGTTCATGTCCATCAGGTATTTCTCTGCCTGTGCATGAGTAATCGAAATCAAACTGCATCTACAACCTTCTTGTGGTCTGCTCCAATGCTCAACAGCATGTTCTTGAAACTCCTTATCAAGAATATTAAATACTTTGCTACTGAAACTTTTACAAGTTTCCGGGGTATGGTCATCAATGATGGGGGCCCATAATAAGTAGCTCGAATTCTTATCCTTGCTATGCTCATAAATATCTTTAACAACCAGACAGTTAAAAACAAACATCTGTCTATTTGCAAACCAGGAGCGATAATCACGACTATTTTCCAGTAGTGTCCAGTTCACATGAGGTCGAATATGATCAGGGACTAAAGCAATATATCTTTCAGCAAATTTCTTGAATAAAATTCTATTGCTTTTAAGTTTCTCATTATCAAGATGACTCAGGAGGTCTAGTATCTCATGCTTAAAAAACTTTGAGTCGGCACCGCATGCCACACCCATATTTATCAACTCTCTCTGCTCGTCACTGCTGAATGAGTTAAACCATTTCTTATATGCTGCTCTACTTTCCGCTGTTAATACTCTTTTCATGATTAAGCTCAAGTGCACTTTTATAATACCGACCATTCTAATCGGAAATGGTAAATTTAATTATGTGAAAATGTTACATAATTCACACTATTTCTTCTTTTAGCTCATCAAGAAACTTCTTTAGTTCTTTAGCAGATGCATGCTGAGCGGATCTCACTACACTGGTTAGTGCCGAAAGCTTGTTCCGGTAATCCTTTTGGGCTGATTTTAGGTATTCACTGTAAGCACCATAAGTCATATTCATGATTTCGGTATGAGTGTGGCCAGCACTGATCAGTAGCTGGAATGAATCAAACCAGGTTGAATCATTGTCTTTTGCTGCCTGCTTTTTATTACGGCGTTTAGGCTGGTCTTCTTTAAAATAAGTACCGTTGACCTGCAGTACTGCTGATAAAACTTCTTTAAATTGCTGTTCCGATGTTGTGGCCAGATCGATCAAACTGGTTGCTGGAAGCTTAGTGGCCAAACTGCATATTCCCAGTACCTCAATTGAATGAGCCTTAAAAAGCTCGGTTAAAATTTCATCTGAATAATTTTTTCCCTTTAGAAAGCTTTTAACCTTTTCGGCATGCACTGCCCATTGGTCAAAATCTTTCATCTGGATCTGGTGTACTTCAACATCATTCACTGTAATAGAGCGATTAGCTGCCAGAAAAAAATTATTCATGAGGGGATCTCGAAAAAGCCACCCGAAGGTGGCGTTGGTTTGAATTTCGTATTTAAAATCCAGAATAGTTTTTGTTTATTCATCATCTTTAAAATCTAAGGATGGCTGAGCCTCCTTAATTAGATTATCCAGTTCTTTTAGTAATGCTGGCTTAGTTTGTTTGCCGTGGATTGATAGGAAGCTTGCTGCACCTGACAGAGATTGAGTAATCACCTCAAGTTGTGCTGAAAGCTTGCCAATGCGCACCTGTAGCCCATCCTTGAGTTGACGAGCCAATTCCTCTTGCTCGATGTAGTATTTGCGGATCTCATGACCTTTTTTATTGCGCTCCATCATCCCAAGGTGTTTGGTCATATCCACTGAGATGATGTACTCAATTAGGTTTTGTCCTGTTTTTGAAAGCTCCTCTTTTTTGAGGAGCTTAATAAAATCAAAATTCTCTTCAAAGCCACATTGTTTAATGCGTCGCTTAATCCAATCCGAAAAGTCCGTCTTAACCTCTAGCATTTTATGTAGGTCACGCGCATTCACGCCGAGCTGAACTTTTCCATTTAATTCGACTTCGACAAATGGGGTTTGATTTTCAATTTTTACGATTGCATTCATTGATCTGCTCCGACTACTCATTAAAAAAGAAGCACTGGCAAGAAGATGCAATGAATAGTCGAAACGACCATCTTCTTTTCGGGGATCAGCCTAGCCAGTGGTTTGCCTGAAAACAGGCGTAAAAAAAAGCCCTGCATTACTGCAAGGCTTATTTTTTCAGTTAGAAAATTGTCTAATCGTCCAATTTTCTTGTTTTGTTACTTAAGTTCCGTGCATTAAAAAAGCCGACTTGTTAGGCCGGCTTCGCTTTAAAAAATATACTTCTCTGTCATCAGGGTAGTAAATTACATAGGTTTGTATATGAGCCATATACAAGACGATATGCTATAAACACAGGCACAAAAAAAGACGCTTATGCGCCCCTGTGCCTGTATTTTGGATTCAGTTACTCAGCTTTAGTATCAAACTGCTACATTAAAACGATCAATGTGGCCAAACATGCTAAGTTCAGCATCATTTACCTTGGTAATGTCAGCCAGACATTCACCTTCAATATCGTAACTAGAGAAATCTTCATTGATCAGATCAAATTCCGTTTCCGGTGAAAACTCCACACGCCATAAAGTCACGGCAACCTTATCTCCTTTATAGGTATCAACACCTTTAAAGAAGAAGCGGTATTCATTGCCGATATCGTTTGCAATCGCAGTACGTGTTAATTTTCCGGCTTTACCTGACCACTTAACGTCACCAGTCGGTGCAATATTAAAAATCACTGTACCGAATGCCGAATCGAGTACATAGGTACTGGTATCAATATCTGTATCAGCGCCGTCTTTAAACTTAACTTCTGACAGATTACGCTCACCCAGATCAACCATGGTCCCAGCTTCAACAGTACCTAGTGAGCGATCAGCAATAGTGCTTGCAGATACTTCAGTAACTTTACCACTCATCACCATGGCAAGATTTTGCTTGGTTACCTCTTCCAGGGTACCGCTTACAGATACTCCTGTCTGTTTGCGTAGTACTGCATCTTTCGTACGAAAACCTGTTTTGGACTCATAGTGATCGGTTGAATCCGAAGTAATTTGAAGCTGCAGGGCTGGCATACTTCCTACCGGAAACATACCTGATACTGCACCATTAATAATTTTAGCCAAAAACAGTTCACCCTGTAACGAAATAACATCTGGTTTATTTCCCATCTGCTTTTACCTCTTTTGTAGTTTTTGCTGCAGCTGGTTTCGGCTCTTCAGAGGGCTGTTCTACCTCTTTGATCGTACCAGCATCTAATTGCTGTCGGATTTCAGCATCGGTGAGTCCACCCACGAAATCCCCTTTTTTGAAACGCCCTAAAGGTTGCTGGGCTACATATTGCTTTGCTGCCATGACTGGCTCCTAGATAAACATTTTGGATTCAAACACCAGAGT harbors:
- a CDS encoding structural protein; this encodes MKRVLTAESRAAYKKWFNSFSSDEQRELINMGVACGADSKFFKHEILDLLSHLDNEKLKSNRILFKKFAERYIALVPDHIRPHVNWTLLENSRDYRSWFANRQMFVFNCLVVKDIYEHSKDKNSSYLLWAPIIDDHTPETCKSFSSKVFNILDKEFQEHAVEHWSRPQEGCRCSLISITHAQAEKYLMDMNMSA
- a CDS encoding phage antirepressor Ant; this encodes MNAIVKIENQTPFVEVELNGKVQLGVNARDLHKMLEVKTDFSDWIKRRIKQCGFEENFDFIKLLKKEELSKTGQNLIEYIISVDMTKHLGMMERNKKGHEIRKYYIEQEELARQLKDGLQVRIGKLSAQLEVITQSLSGAASFLSIHGKQTKPALLKELDNLIKEAQPSLDFKDDE
- a CDS encoding phage tail tube protein, with amino-acid sequence MGNKPDVISLQGELFLAKIINGAVSGMFPVGSMPALQLQITSDSTDHYESKTGFRTKDAVLRKQTGVSVSGTLEEVTKQNLAMVMSGKVTEVSASTIADRSLGTVEAGTMVDLGERNLSEVKFKDGADTDIDTSTYVLDSAFGTVIFNIAPTGDVKWSGKAGKLTRTAIANDIGNEYRFFFKGVDTYKGDKVAVTLWRVEFSPETEFDLINEDFSSYDIEGECLADITKVNDAELSMFGHIDRFNVAV
- a CDS encoding Arc family DNA-binding protein; protein product: MARTDPQVNFRIPAELKDKLDQAAKDNGRTLTAELILRLETTFEQDDHLQDLVDRIEKLEEAIDSMEYYQNDHGRRIDALEGRY
- a CDS encoding tape measure protein, whose amino-acid sequence is MAGKELTFKLVMEADTKNYVSNIKESESVTKAIYAAIKQESERLKAASEQAAQVVGKIVPDDLQKKADQAKGKLSEVSQAGGELEGQAVQTAGKIDGLGNELQDTAAKANKAGFEIGEAIPGDALQIAEMLGTKFFSAAKEIEALGDKSVISAGELRSMSSTGEQGLNELNSALKAAQAELVRLQSTDGTLKDIEIAKQRVLSIEDAIKETSSAFNYYQDVAINAMRGVDNATQSSINQLQRFSSVDLGQVVGEAQTATRAIQSMGEGANLSTKEIERIGSIGTSSINTLESELLAAKNAFSALEQSSEAVTLDEIKAAGEKIKGLEQAVDLTKAAFADFDTQASSAMRSVSTSADKASTSAKQTGHEIYEALGIKPPTVINDAITALERKLEDFKANSKLPAEEVERVTKITEQQIEKLKDELHGVEPAAEKANSGVSNLSKGMGAARFAATALAGAMAAVGIGIGVREIAQAADSYTTLSARINIATSEGGNFQQAMAGVHQVALATNSSLEATASLFTKVNDVGKQMGMTQQQSLELVKTINMAIQTGGGSAQASEDAIVQFTQALQSGVLRGDEFNSIMEQAPGISKALAQSLGVTTGELRTMAENGELSAERVIKALQKQSAAIEADYNKFPTTIGNALQRIQTQWQILIGTMDQSTGASATVAQWLVTIADNMDVVERLLTDIGNGFIWVGDQLKKIDPATIEALKEALSTAYETLKSLVESLGEVFGTATQVLDTALTSIFNFNSGIDSAVDKTNGFTKALEAAGVVFALFNDGFKGIAIVVNLFAGAMYEATGAFMYWKSKFMFGDAKEAAFKEFQDLTAKAQQLYHQADELAINHEVQVIQALDNIAKTREQKNQEAIAGSTATFAELIEQNKGLNQKTKELATERAALDTQLNQARKDGNQSTIDAIIQKSGELENREKEHATSKAKLDKDMLVSAQAYAEAAIKANGGVIDGTMQADLMTKGYIVTMDKAGKVSVAAWGGAAQAADNAAKKEEAVKLAKENLQKADEAYLAFQRQSAVERAVLEQQIAEAKRTGDLSALKSAQDSLRGIDQKETELANNRNVRAAELDAANSGSGQVAENAYSRASLAAKQLGVDIDVALNRVSKSFTEQGNNVTDLKGKLASAGITGKAAGDIIYQSWSNWLQTAKSQAEIDYARSKLEEFGDQGEISAEQVEQGLIAIKMQALELPDDIDPVTEAFKRLGIETKENLKLAAQQALMDYITVRDSGKATAEGIQKAYEKAAQSAAASGDAGVIAATNAANAGRNLEIQIDDSGQAVVKTMNDWAKANNRVENSASAIGDGYREAGRVAREEAKSSTEAWSEALTAMQGKLKASKTGVMAKNGYSVDEIEQQLTEMGYGGNVKQKAKELFQTAQQGPGGYYRSASHEYAARYGVSAYDNQKQTGNYMYIAEQLEKLEEYAGKSGSVGASSKAKTVVPEVNINSLAPDVSYPKTSLPVSDPARTVRYEFDLGNGKTATMYGSPNDGDELESMLRKLEMIKKSS
- a CDS encoding KilA-N domain-containing protein encodes the protein MSSLTQNLANPNTQPLVIGDFQIRQDENGRYCLNDLHKASGDDKKHFPAYFLRNQQTKDLIEEIERYANSHIGQNINSENLQSAVKVIKGGAEKQGTYVVKELVYSYAMWISAKFHLQVIRAYDAMVMQFRVKARQAISPEQQALLHEIVDRRSQGNRKIYAEMWSRHNRHFKIPRYAELLEIHFAESVHYLETMDLKAKVEKQEVKALPYPQEVIQVAQQISNEFNNSRYDSWHVSARDGVLSVMPLPPGFYPTMDIAEFTKRFDSVLDLLYGTDTLRMGRYFLKERNSK
- a CDS encoding zinc ribbon domain-containing protein yields the protein MEFSKQQLIGLAGGLLLLLGVFLPIASMPIVGSVSIFSSGRIDGYILLGLAIISLILAFVNALKLLRITGGISILIVVIDFIYLLYKLNSIKGEVADKLKGNPFGGMAEAMMSTVQIQYGWVFLFIGSFMVIYSAVAKPLVQNIEDNDLDIKRNLATPSFSKPSRPRTKLVADDLFTHNAGKPLSTSVDEFKNCPFCDEQIKVAAIKCKHCGSMVEE